CATGGCCAAAGGAACGTTTGAGAGGACGAAGCCGCACGTGAACGTCGGGACGATCGGGCACGTGGACCACGGCAAGACCACCCTGACCGCCGCCATCACCTTCACGGCGGCCGCGATGGACCCCACCGTCGAGAAGCTGGCCTACGACCAGATCGACAAGGCCCCCGAGGAAAAGGCCCGCGGCATCACCATCAACACCGCGCACGTCGAATACAACACCCCCACCCGCCACTACAGCCACGTCGACTGCCCCGGCCACGCCGACTACGTCAAGAACATGATCACCGGCGCCGCCCAGATGGACGGGGCGATCCTGGTGGTCAGCAGCGCCGACGGCCCGATGCCCCAGACCCGCGAGCACATCCTGCTCGCTCGCCAGGTGGGCGTGCCCTACATCGTCGTGTTCATGAACAAGGTGGACATGGTCGACGACGAGGAGCTGCTGGAACTGGTGGAGATGGAAGTGCGCGAGCTGCTCAGCAAGTACGAGTTTCCCGGCGATGACCTGCCGGTGATCAAGGGCAGCGCCCTGCAGGCGCTGGAAGCGCTGCAGGCCAACCCCAAGACCAGCCGCGGCGAGAACCAGTGGGTCGACCGCATCTGGGAACTGCTGGACGCCATCGACAGCTACATCCCCACCCCCGAGCGCGACACCGACAAGACCTTCCTGATGCCCGTCGAGGACGTGTTCACCATCACCGGCCGCGGCACCGTGGCCACCGGCCGCGTGGAGCGTGGCGTGGTGAAGGTGCAGGACGAGGTGGAGATCATCGGGCTGCGCGATACCAAGAAGACCACGGTGACGGGCATCGAGATGCACCGCAAGCTGCTGGATCAGGGCATGGCGGGCGACAACGTGGGGGTGCTGCTGCGCGGCGTGGCCCGTGATGACGTGGAGCGCGGCCAGGTACTGGCCAAGCCGGGCAGCATCAAGCCGCACACCAAGTTCGAGGCCAGCGTGTACGTGCTGTCCAAGGATGAGGGTGGACGTCACTCGGCGTTCTTCGGCGGGTACCGTCCGCAGTTCTACTTCCGCACCACTGATGTGACGGGTGTGGTGGAGCTGGCCGAGGGCGTGGAGATGGTGATGCCCGGTGACAACGTGACCTTCACCGTCGAGCTGATCAAGCCCATCGCCATGGAAGAGGGCCTGCGCTTCGCCATCCGCGAGGGCGGCCGTACCGTCGGCGCGGGCGTCGTCACGAAAGTGTTGGAGTAAACACAATGGTTGCCCCGAAGATTCGTATCAAACTGCGTGGCTTTGACCACAAGGCGCTGGACCAGTCCGCGAGCAAGATCGTGGACACGGTCCGGCGCACCGGGGCGGATGTGGCCGGTCCTGTACCGCTCCCCACCCGCATCCGCCGCTTCACCGTGCTGCGCGGGCCGTTCAAGCACAAGGACAGCCGCGAGCACTTCGAGATCCGCACCCACAACCGTCTGGTGGACATCATGAACCCCACCAAGAAGACGATTGACAGCCTCATGACCCTCGACCTGCCCACGGGTGTGGACATCGAGATCAAGACCGTCGGGGGCCGCGCATGAAGGGCATCCTCGGCACCAAGATCGGCATGACCCAGATCTGGAAGGGCGACCGCGCCGTTCCGGTGACGGTCGTGCTGGCGGGTCCCTGCTCCGTCGTGCAGCGCAAGACCAAGCTGACCGACGGCTACGAGGCCGTGCAGCTGGGTTTTGCCCCCAAGAGCGAGAAGCGCGTCAACCGCCCCCTGATGGGCCACTTCAAGAAGGCGGGGGTCGCCCCCGTGCGCTTCCTGCGTGAGTTCCGCGGCTTCACCCCCGACGGTGACACCGTGAACGTCGACATCTTCGCCGAGGGCGAGAAGATTGACGCGACCGGTACGTCCAAGGGTAAGGGCACGCAGGGCGTCATGAAGCGCTGGAACTTCGCGGGTGGCCCCGCGAGCCACGGCTCCAAGAAGTGGCACCGCCGCCCCGGTTCCATCGGCCAGCGCAAGACGCCCGGCCGCGTGTACAAGGGCAAGCGCATGGCGGGCCACATGGGCATGGAGCGCGTCACCGTGCAGAACCTCGAAGTCGTCGAGGTGCGCCCCGAGGAGAACCTCATCCTGGTCAAGGGTGCCCTCCCCGGCGCGAACGGTGGCCTCGTGGTGCTGCGCCAGGCCGTCAAGGGAGGCAGGTAAGAGATGGCGCAGATTAGCGTTATCGGCAAGAACGGCGGTCGTAGCATCGACCTCGATCTGCCGGAAGTGAACCCGCACGTGCTGCACGAGGTCGTGACCTGGCAGCTCGCCGGTCGCCGCCGCGGCACCGCGAGCACCAAGACGCGCGCCCAGGTCAGCAAGACGGGCAAGAAGATGTACTCCCAGAAGGGCACCGGCAACGCCCGTCACGGCGACCGTGGCGTCCCCACCTTCGTGGGCGGCGGCGTCGCGTTCGGCCCCAAGCCCCGCTCCTACGCCTACACCCTGCCCCGCAAGGTGCGCCAGCTCGGCCTGGCGATGGCCCTGGCCGACCGCCAGAACACCGGCAAGTTGACGGCGGTGGACGGCTTCGACCTCGACGGCAAGACGAAGGGCTTCGTCGCCTGGGCCGCGCAGAACGGCCTGGACGGCAGCGAGCGCGTGCTGATCGTGACCGACGACGAAACGACCCGCCGCGCCGCGCGCAACGTCGCGTGGGCGACTGTGCTCCCCGTCGCGGGCCTGAACGTGTACGACATCCTGCGCCACGAGCGCCTGGTGATCGACGCGGTCGCGCTGGAGCCTGCCCAGGAAGAGGTTCTTTCCGAAGGGGTGGCCCAGTGAGCTACTACGACATCATCAAGCAGCCCGTGATCAGCGAGAAGGCGTACGCGGGCATGGAGCGCGGCGCGTACTCGTTCTGGGTCGACCCCAAGGCGACCAAGACCGAGATCAAGGCCGCCGTGCAGCAGGCGTTCGGCGTGACGGTCATCGGCATCAGCACCATGAACGTGGCGGGCAAGCGCAAGCGGGTGGGCAAGTTCGTCGGCCACCGCGCGGACCGCAAAAAGGCCATCGTGCGCCTCGCGGACGGCCAGAAGATCGAGGCCCTCGAGGCCCTGGCCTAAGGAGACACTGAACATGGCTGTCAAGAAGTACCGTCCGTACACCCCCAGCCGCCGTCAGATGACGACCGCTGACTTCTCGGGCCTCACCAAGAAGCGCCCCGAGAAGAGCCTGACCGAGCCGCTCCATAAGACCGGCGGGCGCAACAACCACGGCCGCATCACCAGCCGCTTCATCGGCGGCGGGCACAAGCGC
This portion of the Deinococcus apachensis DSM 19763 genome encodes:
- the rplD gene encoding 50S ribosomal protein L4, giving the protein MAQISVIGKNGGRSIDLDLPEVNPHVLHEVVTWQLAGRRRGTASTKTRAQVSKTGKKMYSQKGTGNARHGDRGVPTFVGGGVAFGPKPRSYAYTLPRKVRQLGLAMALADRQNTGKLTAVDGFDLDGKTKGFVAWAAQNGLDGSERVLIVTDDETTRRAARNVAWATVLPVAGLNVYDILRHERLVIDAVALEPAQEEVLSEGVAQ
- a CDS encoding 50S ribosomal protein L23; its protein translation is MSYYDIIKQPVISEKAYAGMERGAYSFWVDPKATKTEIKAAVQQAFGVTVIGISTMNVAGKRKRVGKFVGHRADRKKAIVRLADGQKIEALEALA
- the rpsJ gene encoding 30S ribosomal protein S10: MVAPKIRIKLRGFDHKALDQSASKIVDTVRRTGADVAGPVPLPTRIRRFTVLRGPFKHKDSREHFEIRTHNRLVDIMNPTKKTIDSLMTLDLPTGVDIEIKTVGGRA
- the rplC gene encoding 50S ribosomal protein L3, encoding MKGILGTKIGMTQIWKGDRAVPVTVVLAGPCSVVQRKTKLTDGYEAVQLGFAPKSEKRVNRPLMGHFKKAGVAPVRFLREFRGFTPDGDTVNVDIFAEGEKIDATGTSKGKGTQGVMKRWNFAGGPASHGSKKWHRRPGSIGQRKTPGRVYKGKRMAGHMGMERVTVQNLEVVEVRPEENLILVKGALPGANGGLVVLRQAVKGGR
- the tuf gene encoding elongation factor Tu, translated to MAKGTFERTKPHVNVGTIGHVDHGKTTLTAAITFTAAAMDPTVEKLAYDQIDKAPEEKARGITINTAHVEYNTPTRHYSHVDCPGHADYVKNMITGAAQMDGAILVVSSADGPMPQTREHILLARQVGVPYIVVFMNKVDMVDDEELLELVEMEVRELLSKYEFPGDDLPVIKGSALQALEALQANPKTSRGENQWVDRIWELLDAIDSYIPTPERDTDKTFLMPVEDVFTITGRGTVATGRVERGVVKVQDEVEIIGLRDTKKTTVTGIEMHRKLLDQGMAGDNVGVLLRGVARDDVERGQVLAKPGSIKPHTKFEASVYVLSKDEGGRHSAFFGGYRPQFYFRTTDVTGVVELAEGVEMVMPGDNVTFTVELIKPIAMEEGLRFAIREGGRTVGAGVVTKVLE